A window of the Herpetosiphonaceae bacterium genome harbors these coding sequences:
- a CDS encoding FHA domain-containing protein: MEALLRELHQGPDGIPEYRDTEISGAELTIGSAADQRIQLLGRAVAPEHAVIRKSGSKLELSCRSGQRVSINGEQRSS, translated from the coding sequence ATGGAAGCGCTGCTGCGAGAACTACACCAGGGCCCCGACGGAATACCCGAGTACCGTGACACGGAGATCTCCGGCGCCGAGCTGACGATCGGCAGCGCCGCGGATCAGCGCATCCAGCTGCTTGGTCGCGCGGTCGCGCCCGAGCACGCCGTCATCCGCAAATCCGGCTCGAAGCTGGAACTGAGTTGTCGCAGCGGGCAGCGTGTCAGCATCAATGGCGAACAGCGCAGCTCTG